In a single window of the Methanolobus psychrophilus R15 genome:
- a CDS encoding integral membrane protein, producing the protein MFSAERRENLRTYLTDLKPYIVLSTIVFALSIAVGYIAYGIYPEYAMQSISGLEELVEMLEGLSLLEIMLMIFINNTIAMFIAILFGIVLGIVPLLVLVLNGFIIGTIVRLLIVENGLAFIVAGLVPHGIIEIPLLLLSTSIGMKIGYEVLLALAGKPSDIKNEFIKGMKFFFYWMVPLIFIAALIETFITPAIMYLVAGT; encoded by the coding sequence ATGTTTAGTGCAGAAAGAAGAGAGAACTTGAGGACTTATCTTACTGACCTCAAGCCATACATTGTACTTAGCACAATCGTTTTTGCCCTGTCTATCGCAGTGGGCTATATTGCATACGGAATTTACCCCGAATATGCCATGCAATCCATATCGGGTCTTGAGGAACTTGTAGAAATGCTGGAAGGCCTCTCGCTCCTGGAGATCATGCTGATGATCTTTATCAATAACACCATAGCAATGTTCATTGCAATATTGTTTGGTATCGTATTGGGTATAGTGCCCCTGCTGGTCTTGGTGCTAAACGGATTCATAATAGGTACGATAGTCCGCTTATTGATTGTTGAGAACGGCCTGGCCTTTATTGTTGCAGGGCTTGTTCCCCACGGTATAATAGAGATACCCCTCCTGCTGCTTTCCACTTCAATCGGAATGAAGATTGGTTATGAGGTTTTGCTGGCTCTTGCCGGAAAGCCTTCCGATATAAAGAATGAATTCATAAAAGGAATGAAATTCTTCTTCTACTGGATGGTGCCCCTCATATTCATCGCTGCGCTCATCGAGACATTCATAACACCTGCCATAATGTACCTGGTTGCAGGTACATAA
- the purP gene encoding 5-formaminoimidazole-4-carboxamide-1-(beta)-D- ribofuranosyl 5'-monophosphate synthetase-like protein: MINRKDIIEIIEGYDTDNIKIGSVASHSALDIFDGAIEEGFRTFAVCQQGRDKTYTEYFRSQRDAEGNVVRGIVDESICLKKFNEVISPENQKKLVDNNVLFIPNRSFTSYCGIDDVENDFRVPLVGSRNMLRSEERGIERDYYWLLEKAGLPFPERIEDPQDIDELVMVKLPHAVKKLERGFFTAGTYEQYLEKSQALLKQGVITQEALEHARIERYIIGPVFNLDMFYSPLESEMSKTELLGVDWRFETSLDGHVRLPAPQQMSLAPHQLTPEYTVCGHNSATLRESLLEEAFALAEKYIEAARKYYDPGVIGPFCLQTCVDKDLNFYIYDVAPRVGGGTNVHMSVGHPYGNTTWRKPMSTGRRMAFEIRRAIETGQLGKIIT, from the coding sequence ATGATCAACAGGAAAGATATCATAGAGATAATCGAAGGTTATGATACTGACAACATAAAGATAGGCTCTGTTGCCTCACATTCTGCATTAGACATCTTTGACGGTGCTATAGAAGAGGGCTTCAGGACCTTTGCAGTCTGCCAGCAGGGACGCGACAAGACCTATACGGAGTACTTCAGGTCCCAAAGGGATGCTGAAGGAAATGTGGTAAGGGGAATCGTGGATGAATCCATATGCCTGAAGAAGTTCAATGAAGTGATAAGTCCAGAGAACCAGAAGAAACTGGTCGATAATAATGTCCTTTTCATTCCAAACCGTTCATTCACATCCTATTGCGGCATCGATGATGTGGAGAACGATTTCCGTGTCCCCCTTGTGGGCAGCAGGAACATGCTCAGGAGCGAGGAGAGAGGCATTGAGAGAGATTACTACTGGCTCCTTGAAAAAGCAGGACTGCCATTCCCGGAAAGAATAGAGGACCCCCAGGATATCGATGAGCTTGTGATGGTCAAACTACCCCATGCTGTCAAGAAACTGGAGAGAGGGTTTTTCACAGCCGGTACATACGAGCAGTACCTCGAGAAGTCGCAGGCTCTTCTGAAGCAGGGAGTCATTACCCAGGAAGCCCTTGAGCATGCAAGGATAGAGAGATACATCATCGGACCCGTGTTCAACCTGGATATGTTCTATTCACCCCTTGAGTCAGAGATGAGCAAGACCGAGCTTCTGGGAGTTGACTGGAGGTTTGAGACCAGCCTGGACGGGCATGTGAGGCTACCTGCCCCGCAGCAGATGTCCCTTGCACCACATCAACTTACACCTGAATACACCGTATGCGGTCACAATTCAGCAACTCTCAGGGAGTCACTGCTTGAGGAAGCGTTCGCCCTGGCAGAAAAATACATAGAGGCCGCCAGGAAATATTATGACCCTGGAGTAATAGGCCCGTTCTGCCTGCAGACCTGCGTGGACAAGGACCTTAACTTTTACATATATGATGTAGCTCCAAGGGTTGGGGGCGGTACCAATGTACACATGTCAGTAGGACACCCCTACGGTAACACTACATGGCGCAAGCCAATGAGCACTGGCAGACGCATGGCCTTTGAAATTAGAAGAGCCATTGAGACTGGCCAGCTTGGCAAGATCATCACCTGA
- a CDS encoding putative resolvase/recombinase: MLMHIKRIPTGIAELDQILEGGYPAGHGLLVRGPPGAGKTILATHFLYRSCRDGKRCMLMLTHDNVESFLEQAENIGLDFRKCIENGKLLITKSFEIRTNKIHNASRHGSGIGFLEKDCVESVLEIPDDVEVVVIDNLDMLSLYHTVEEFADKFFTINDILSNKKRTSLFLIGQDAGEKDSIAEHIVFGSMNLYVNRDERTGKGLRQLYIPKMRCTNISLEPMSFRITPMGIKIEKIFQRDEVLRGVLDITA, from the coding sequence TTGCTGATGCATATCAAAAGGATACCGACCGGAATCGCAGAACTTGATCAGATACTGGAAGGAGGGTATCCAGCCGGTCATGGGCTCCTTGTAAGGGGACCTCCAGGAGCGGGAAAGACCATACTTGCCACACATTTCCTTTACAGGTCGTGCAGGGACGGAAAAAGATGCATGCTTATGCTCACACATGACAATGTGGAAAGTTTTCTGGAACAAGCAGAGAACATTGGCCTTGATTTCAGGAAATGCATCGAGAACGGAAAACTTCTGATAACGAAATCCTTTGAGATCAGGACAAATAAGATCCACAATGCCTCCAGGCATGGGAGTGGCATTGGTTTTCTGGAAAAGGACTGCGTGGAAAGTGTGCTGGAAATACCGGATGATGTGGAGGTAGTAGTCATTGACAACCTGGATATGCTGTCCCTATACCATACTGTAGAGGAATTTGCAGACAAGTTCTTTACTATCAATGACATCCTGTCTAATAAAAAACGCACCAGCCTTTTTCTGATAGGCCAGGATGCGGGGGAAAAAGATAGCATTGCCGAGCATATCGTCTTTGGAAGTATGAATCTATACGTCAATAGGGATGAAAGAACAGGCAAAGGATTAAGACAGCTCTATATCCCAAAGATGCGTTGTACGAATATCTCTCTTGAGCCCATGAGCTTCAGGATAACGCCTATGGGAATAAAGATAGAGAAGATATTCCAGAGAGATGAAGTGCTCCGTGGTGTCCTTGACATAACTGCGTGA
- a CDS encoding translation initiation factor IF-2 subunit gamma: MVGHVDHGKTTLVSALSGVWTDTHSEEMKRGISIRLGYADTTFRKCPNCPEPQCYTVSDKCEGCGEVSEELRTASFVDAPGHETLMATMLSGAAIMDGAILVIAANEPCPQPQTKEHLMALNIIGIKNLVIVQNKIDLVSREKMIEHYHQIKDFVKGTVAENAPVVPISAQQNTNIDALIQAMEEMIPTPVHKHDKPAHMLIARSFDINKPGTAISGITGGVIGGTLTEGILHPGDELEICPGIKIESEGTTRWKPVRTKITRIVAGKETVKEATPGGLLAVGTSLDPTLTKSDSLTGQVAGIPGTLPPTHDSFTLDLHLLDRVVGVTDEEKIGPIKTSEPLMLNVGTATTVGTVTSARKDIAEVKLKRPVCAEIGATVAISRRVGSRWRLIGVGVIKG; encoded by the coding sequence ATGGTGGGTCATGTCGACCATGGAAAAACCACGCTTGTAAGCGCACTGTCCGGTGTATGGACAGACACGCACAGCGAAGAGATGAAACGCGGCATATCCATCCGTCTGGGATATGCAGATACCACATTCAGGAAATGCCCTAACTGCCCTGAGCCCCAGTGCTATACTGTCTCAGACAAGTGCGAAGGATGCGGCGAGGTGTCCGAAGAACTCAGGACCGCTTCTTTTGTCGATGCCCCAGGGCACGAAACTTTGATGGCAACGATGCTTTCAGGAGCTGCGATAATGGATGGTGCAATACTAGTCATAGCAGCCAACGAGCCCTGCCCGCAGCCTCAGACAAAGGAACACCTCATGGCGCTGAACATAATAGGCATCAAGAACCTGGTAATCGTGCAAAACAAGATCGACCTGGTATCCAGGGAGAAAATGATAGAGCACTATCATCAGATCAAGGATTTCGTGAAGGGCACAGTAGCTGAGAACGCACCTGTTGTCCCAATATCGGCACAGCAGAACACCAATATTGATGCCCTTATCCAGGCAATGGAAGAGATGATACCGACACCTGTTCACAAGCATGACAAACCTGCTCACATGCTTATTGCAAGGTCTTTCGATATCAATAAACCAGGAACGGCTATCAGCGGCATCACTGGAGGAGTCATAGGCGGCACCCTTACAGAAGGCATCCTTCACCCAGGAGATGAACTGGAAATATGTCCTGGCATCAAGATAGAAAGTGAGGGAACCACCAGGTGGAAGCCGGTCAGAACTAAAATAACAAGAATAGTGGCTGGAAAGGAAACTGTTAAAGAGGCGACTCCCGGAGGTCTTCTTGCAGTCGGGACCAGTCTTGACCCTACGCTGACCAAGAGTGACTCCCTTACAGGCCAGGTTGCAGGCATACCCGGGACCTTGCCCCCTACACATGATTCATTCACACTCGACCTGCACCTGCTGGACAGGGTAGTTGGAGTCACTGATGAGGAAAAGATAGGACCGATCAAGACAAGCGAACCCCTGATGCTCAACGTAGGGACTGCAACCACAGTAGGAACTGTGACAAGTGCAAGGAAGGATATCGCAGAGGTAAAGCTGAAAAGGCCTGTTTGCGCCGAGATTGGAGCAACGGTAGCTATCAGCAGGCGTGTTGGCTCTCGGTGGCGTCTTATCGGTGTAGGAGTAATCAAGGGTTGA
- a CDS encoding nucleotide-binding protein PInc — protein sequence MKVIIDTNGLMIPVQFKVDIFEELKRLGYNRFIVPLAVIKELESLGKKLRGKDRTAAKIALSLSQRCEVIEACGHADDIIIELARELGAAVLTNDIGLKKRLESEHIPIICLRQKNRLGNIKDDI from the coding sequence TTGAAAGTCATTATCGACACCAACGGCCTGATGATACCTGTTCAGTTCAAGGTTGATATATTCGAAGAGCTAAAAAGACTGGGATACAACAGGTTCATCGTACCGCTTGCTGTGATAAAAGAACTTGAGAGCCTTGGAAAAAAACTCCGCGGAAAAGACAGGACTGCTGCAAAGATCGCGCTCTCGCTTTCACAAAGATGTGAGGTCATAGAGGCTTGCGGGCATGCCGATGATATTATAATCGAACTTGCCAGGGAACTTGGCGCAGCAGTGCTGACAAATGATATCGGATTAAAGAAAAGGCTGGAAAGTGAACATATACCCATTATATGCCTGCGTCAGAAGAACAGGCTTGGCAATATCAAGGATGACATATAG
- a CDS encoding DNA-directed RNA polymerase subunit E' — translation MYKKMRLADTIRVAPNLLGGDVRANVKNALRDKLEGRIDKALGAIVAITEIDAIGEGHILVGDGAVYYDATFDAIVFVPVIQEVIEGEVVETVDFGAFISIGAMDGLLHVSQITDDFMSYDGKNGRLVSKSGGRSLGEGDRVRARVVAVSINEREPRESKIGLTMRQHSLGKMEWLEEDKKPSSEKAQ, via the coding sequence ATGTACAAAAAGATGAGACTCGCGGACACTATTCGTGTGGCTCCTAACCTTTTGGGCGGAGATGTAAGGGCAAATGTGAAGAATGCCTTAAGAGATAAGCTCGAAGGCAGAATTGATAAAGCATTAGGTGCCATTGTAGCTATCACTGAGATCGATGCCATCGGAGAAGGACACATTCTTGTTGGCGATGGAGCCGTCTATTATGATGCTACGTTTGATGCGATCGTGTTTGTTCCTGTGATCCAGGAAGTAATCGAGGGAGAAGTTGTTGAAACTGTTGACTTCGGTGCATTCATTAGCATTGGTGCAATGGACGGACTTTTACATGTGAGCCAGATAACTGATGACTTTATGTCCTATGACGGCAAGAATGGCAGGCTTGTCAGCAAGAGCGGCGGAAGGTCTCTTGGAGAAGGTGACAGGGTCAGGGCACGTGTCGTCGCAGTCAGCATCAACGAAAGGGAGCCCAGGGAAAGCAAGATAGGTCTTACTATGAGACAGCATTCCCTCGGTAAAATGGAATGGCTGGAAGAAGACAAGAAGCCCAGCTCAGAGAAGGCACAATAA
- a CDS encoding DNA-directed RNA polymerase, subunit E'': MGEQVCRECHRILSSQTCPICGSSNLSSDWSGMVVIIDPERSEIAKKIDVKVADKYALKVR; the protein is encoded by the coding sequence ATGGGTGAACAGGTTTGCCGAGAATGCCATCGTATACTATCAAGTCAGACATGCCCGATATGCGGTTCCAGTAATCTCAGCTCCGACTGGAGCGGCATGGTCGTTATCATAGACCCGGAACGTTCAGAGATTGCAAAGAAGATAGATGTCAAGGTAGCAGACAAGTATGCATTGAAGGTGCGCTGA
- a CDS encoding 30S ribosomal protein S24e: MDIKITKDNTNALLNRREMNFSVTYEGPTPARSIVRGKIAAMLNVPLDLVVVHKMGNEFGRQALEAYVKIYETEERMKQIENKYILERNTVPEPEAKEE; encoded by the coding sequence ATGGATATAAAGATCACAAAGGATAACACCAATGCGCTTCTCAACAGGCGCGAGATGAACTTCAGCGTCACCTATGAAGGACCAACCCCTGCAAGAAGCATTGTCAGAGGAAAAATAGCAGCTATGCTTAATGTACCCCTTGATCTTGTAGTAGTTCACAAGATGGGGAACGAGTTTGGCAGACAGGCGCTTGAAGCATATGTGAAGATATATGAAACTGAAGAGCGCATGAAACAGATAGAGAACAAATATATACTGGAAAGGAACACAGTTCCTGAGCCGGAAGCAAAAGAAGAATAA
- a CDS encoding 30S ribosomal protein S27ae yields MAAKDYYKVNGDSIERANQICPRCGEGVFLAEHKDRRSCGKCAYTEFKK; encoded by the coding sequence ATGGCTGCAAAAGATTACTACAAGGTCAATGGTGATTCCATTGAGAGGGCAAACCAGATCTGCCCCCGCTGTGGAGAAGGCGTATTCCTGGCTGAGCACAAGGACAGACGCTCCTGCGGAAAGTGCGCATACACTGAGTTCAAGAAATAA
- a CDS encoding transposase yields the protein MQQKLRTYEIIPNENICFPIGTILAVEQLYDVLDFSTVFGKHKKNGFDINYLLKALVSYKLTDNFSISKAHDWINRDEVLEIFNLEEFSERTLYRILETLGNNRETIISDIQDRLFGRYDFEHTNINMDWTSIVLHGDKSPLGKYGYSRDHRPDKKQITLGIAELADPINVPIGITVEQGNLHDQKHFRKTYQQVNKRLKQGSLVVFDKGAHSTENTAMIRADDMQYLTARKLNKSDDKIIANFGNYSLEIVDSEDGIYGLKIVKPSSVNYFYFSEKLKKEQLESRARKIMRQIQEAKEIQESIDKNKKLPKKFRINNVLVDVVYSLQTKLTDIDEEEAIKLLEEHLITGREGFFCLKSSKNLTLKQALQTYRKKDSIEKIINSLKNEIEIKPLRVWSDASVYGAIIIGFIAQLFISLMRYEFNELKHKSTKFIKKSLLNLTVTVDFLKDRSKKYIYANFDAINTLILRQKWAKS from the coding sequence ATGCAACAAAAACTAAGAACATACGAGATTATTCCTAATGAGAATATATGCTTTCCTATCGGAACTATCCTGGCTGTAGAACAACTTTATGATGTACTTGACTTTTCCACTGTTTTTGGCAAACACAAAAAGAATGGATTTGACATCAACTACCTGCTGAAAGCTCTTGTAAGCTACAAGCTTACAGATAATTTCAGCATAAGTAAAGCTCATGATTGGATCAACCGTGATGAGGTACTTGAGATCTTCAATCTTGAAGAATTCAGTGAACGAACACTTTACAGGATTCTTGAAACCCTGGGAAATAATCGTGAAACGATTATTTCCGATATCCAGGACAGATTGTTTGGCAGATACGATTTCGAACATACTAACATCAACATGGACTGGACAAGTATTGTCCTGCACGGTGATAAATCGCCATTGGGTAAATATGGTTATAGTCGTGACCATAGGCCGGATAAGAAACAGATAACTTTAGGCATAGCAGAACTTGCTGATCCTATCAATGTGCCAATTGGCATCACAGTAGAACAAGGAAATCTACATGATCAAAAGCACTTCAGGAAAACGTATCAACAGGTTAACAAGAGGTTGAAGCAGGGATCACTTGTTGTTTTCGATAAAGGAGCTCATAGTACAGAGAACACTGCCATGATAAGGGCAGATGATATGCAGTATCTGACTGCAAGAAAGCTCAATAAGAGCGATGACAAGATAATTGCAAACTTCGGGAACTATTCTCTTGAGATCGTTGATTCAGAAGATGGTATCTATGGCCTGAAAATCGTTAAACCAAGTAGTGTCAACTACTTCTACTTCTCTGAAAAGCTCAAGAAGGAGCAACTTGAATCAAGAGCCAGGAAGATCATGAGGCAGATCCAGGAAGCAAAAGAGATACAAGAATCTATTGACAAAAACAAAAAGCTGCCTAAAAAGTTCAGGATTAACAATGTCCTTGTTGATGTCGTTTATTCTCTGCAGACAAAACTGACGGATATTGATGAAGAAGAAGCTATCAAACTTCTTGAGGAACATTTGATAACAGGCAGAGAAGGATTTTTCTGTCTGAAATCGAGTAAGAATTTGACACTAAAACAGGCTCTTCAAACATACAGGAAAAAGGATTCTATCGAGAAGATCATCAATTCTCTCAAGAATGAGATTGAGATAAAACCGTTGAGAGTGTGGTCCGATGCTAGTGTTTATGGAGCTATTATTATTGGGTTCATTGCACAGTTGTTCATATCGCTGATGCGATATGAGTTCAATGAACTCAAGCATAAGTCCACAAAGTTCATCAAAAAAAGCTTATTGAATTTGACAGTTACCGTAGATTTCCTGAAAGATCGGTCGAAAAAGTACATTTACGCCAATTTTGATGCCATAAATACACTGATTTTAAGGCAAAAATGGGCAAAATCGTAG
- a CDS encoding MotA/TolQ/ExbB proton channel codes for MDLSSSLNGILYTFSASLLYPVIIILLGMVVHSLILIGEFLSEYARRHRDVKNLQDCCHDIREHMDKAAFGKAAVSLRNIKQNFMVTGFAKAAAEHLEKSTVASIEWLSQEYEIMMAKRLEQTRIVATIAPMLGLMGTLIPLGPALIGLSQGNIEQLANNLMIAFATTVVGLFAGTIAYVLTQVRKRWYWQDMADIDYILDTLEMQE; via the coding sequence ATGGATCTAAGTTCTTCATTGAATGGTATTTTGTACACTTTCTCAGCTTCACTGCTGTACCCCGTAATAATAATCCTGCTGGGAATGGTAGTCCACTCCCTTATCCTCATCGGAGAGTTCCTTTCGGAATATGCAAGGCGTCATCGTGATGTAAAGAACCTGCAGGACTGTTGCCATGATATAAGAGAACATATGGATAAGGCTGCTTTTGGGAAAGCTGCAGTTTCCCTGCGTAACATCAAACAGAACTTCATGGTCACAGGTTTTGCAAAAGCTGCTGCAGAGCATCTTGAAAAGAGCACTGTTGCTTCTATAGAATGGCTTTCCCAGGAATATGAGATAATGATGGCAAAGAGGCTTGAGCAGACAAGGATCGTCGCGACGATCGCTCCGATGCTCGGCCTGATGGGAACACTGATACCGCTGGGACCCGCACTTATAGGGCTTTCCCAGGGCAATATCGAACAACTTGCAAACAACCTCATGATAGCATTTGCAACAACGGTTGTAGGACTGTTCGCAGGCACCATTGCCTATGTGCTCACCCAGGTGAGGAAGAGATGGTACTGGCAGGATATGGCTGACATCGATTATATCCTGGATACGCTGGAGATGCAGGAATGA